The Prunus persica cultivar Lovell chromosome G8, Prunus_persica_NCBIv2, whole genome shotgun sequence genome includes a region encoding these proteins:
- the LOC18767798 gene encoding basic form of pathogenesis-related protein 1, producing MAFNTKLLLAICCVALVFTLVSANISQAEIDGFLEEHNKARKEVGNKPLKWNTTLAQYAQEYANKRVDDCAMEHSRGRWGENLTSGDGMTGAAGTKYWVTEKEFYDPKSNKCVKEECGHYLAVIWGKTTEVGCGISKCKDGKNYIVCSYDPMYQPEDERPY from the coding sequence atggcgTTCAACACGAAGCTACTTTTGGCCATTTGCTGCGTCGCATTGGTCTTCACTCTTGTCTCTGCAAACATTTCCCAAGCAGAGATCGATGGCTTCCTCGAGGAGCACAACAAGGCTCGTAAAGAGGTCGGCAACAAACCCCTTAAGTGGAACACAACCTTGGCCCAGTATGCCCAAGAATATGCCAACAAAAGAGTTGACGACTGCGCTATGGAGCACTCAAGAGGGCGTTGGGGTGAGAACTTGACCTCGGGTGACGGCATGACTGGCGCAGCTGGCACTAAATATTGGGTCACCGAGAAAGAGTTCTATGACCCCAAGTCCAACAAATGTGTCAAAGAGGAATGTGGTCACTACCTTGCTGTGATCTGGGGCAAAACTACCGAGGTCGGATGTGGCATTTCAAAGTGCAAGGATGGAAAGAACTACATCGTTTGCAGCTACGATCCCATGTACCAGCCCGAGGACGAGCGCCCATACTAG
- the LOC18767253 gene encoding pathogenesis-related protein 1 — protein sequence MGLSTILLALVCVLGSALLQSTHAQDAPQDYLTAHNIARAAVNVEPLSWDEKLQAYAQDYANQHMGDCNLVHSGGPYGENLAMSTADLSGTDAVNMWVAEKADYNYDSNTCADDKVCGHYTQVVWRNTARVGCAKVRCNSGGTFIGCNYDPPGNYVGEKPYEPYNSYAKILPCARCMDAPIIFTIGNNVE from the coding sequence atgGGGCTGTCCACAATTTTACTAGCCCTCGTTTGTGTTTTAGGCTCTGCCCTTCTCCAATCCACTCATGCCCAAGACGCACCGCAAGACTACCTCACTGCCCACAACATCGCTCGAGCAGCGGTTAACGTCGAGCCATTGTCATGGGATGAGAAGCTGCAAGCCTATGCGCAAGACTATGCCAATCAACACATGGGCGACTGCAATCTTGTCCACTCTGGTGGGCCCTACGGCGAAAACCTTGCCATGAGCACCGCTGACTTGTCGGGCACGGATGCCGTGAACATGTGGGTGGCGGAGAAGGCCGACTATAACTACGACTCTAACACTTGTGCCGATGACAAGGTGTGTGGGCATTATACGCAGGTTGTTTGGCGTAACACAGCTCGTGTAGGGTGTGCAAAAGTGAGGTGCAACAGTGGAGGTACCTTCATCGGGTGCAACTATGATCCGCCAGGCAACTATGTTGGGGAGAAGCCTTACGAGCCTTACAACTCCTATGCAAAAATTCTACCATGTGCCAGGTGCATGGATGCGCCAATAATATTCACCATTGGCAATAATGTTGAGTAG
- the LOC18766265 gene encoding pathogenesis-related protein 1A, translating to MARPSWAGLSLGLGQTLNFSYQETKIAFNMKLLLAICCVALVFTVVSANISKAKINGFDEEHNKARKEVSNKPLKWNTTLGQYAQEYTEKRVDDCAMEHSIGRWRENLASGNGMSSAAATKYWVTEKEFYDEKSNKCVKYECGHYLAVVWGKITEVGYGISKCKNGQNYVVCSYNPIYQPEDERPY from the exons ATGGCCCGACCGTCTTGGGCTGGGCTTAgcttgggcttgg gacaAACCTTAAACTTCTCatatcaagaaacaaaaatagcgTTCAACATGAAGCTTCTTTTGGCCATCTGTTGCGTCGCATTGGTCTTCACTGTTGTCTCTGCAAAC ATTTCCAAAGCAAAGATCAATGGCTTCGACGAGGAGCACAACAAGGCTCGTAAAGAGGTCAGCAACAAACCCCTCAAGTGGAACACAACCTTAGGCCAGTATGCCCAAGAATATACCGAGAAAAGAGTTGACGATTGCGCCATGGAGCACTCGATTGGGCGTTGGCGTGAGAACTTGGCCTCTGGCAACGGCATGAGCAGTGCAGCTGCTACCAAGTATTGGGTCACCGAGAAGGAGTTCTATGACGAAAAGTCCAACAAATGCGTCAAATACGAATGTGGTCACTACCTTGCTGTGGTCTGGGGCAAAATCACCGAGGTCGGATATGGCATTTCAAAGTGCAAGAATGGACAAAACTACGTAGTTTGCAGCTACAATCCCATATACCAGCCCGAGGACGAGCGCCCCTACTAG
- the LOC18768628 gene encoding basic form of pathogenesis-related protein 1, with translation MAFNIKLLLAICSVALFFTLVSADLSKEDIDGFVEEHNKARAQVGNRPLKWNATLAKYAQDYADKRVDDCAMEHSMGPYGENLASGEGMSGAAAAKYWVTEKEFYDYDLNKCVRDECGHYLGVIWGKTTEVGCGISKCKNGLNYVICNYDPAYNEEDHPY, from the coding sequence ATGGCGTTCAACATCAAGCTTCTTCTGGCCATCTGCTCGGTTGCATTGTTCTTCACTCTTGTCTCTGCAGACCTTTCCAAAGAAGATATCGATGGCTTCGTGGAGGAACACAACAAGGCCCGCGCCCAGGTCGGCAACCGTCCACTCAAATGGAACGCGACCCTAGCCAAGTATGCCCAAGATTATGCAGACAAGAGAGTTGATGACTGCGCCATGGAGCACTCAATGGGGCCTTATGGTGAGAACTTGGCCTCAGGAGAAGGCATGTCTGGAGCAGCTGCCGCCAAGTATTGGGTCACTGAGAAGGAGTTTTATGACTACGACCTAAACAAATGCGTCCGAGACGAATGTGGACATTACCTTGGTGTGATTTGGGGCAAAACCACCGAAGTTGGTTGTGGCATTTCAAAGTGCAAGAATGGACTAAACTATGTCATCTGCAACTATGATCCTGCTTATAATGAGGAGGACCATCCCTACTAG